One window of the Leucobacter komagatae genome contains the following:
- a CDS encoding CE1758 family FMN-dependent luciferase-like monooxygenase → MEFGIFSVSDVTRDPVTGDTPSEAARIKGLATIAKHAEDVGFDVFAIGEHHNPPFFSSTPTTFLAYIAAQTKTLKLSTSTTLITTNDPVRIAEEYAMLQHLADGRMDLMLGRGNTAPVYPWFGKDIRSALPLALENYNLLHRLWREDVVDYEGNFRTPLQGFTSTPRPLHDVPPFVWHGSIRTPEIAEQAAFHGDGFFSNHIFAPSAHSLRLVNFYRQRYEHYGHGKAKQAIVGLGGQAYVAKNSQDAMRDFRPYFNEAPVYGHGPSLEDFMHQTPLSVGSPQEIIDKTLSFREMFGDYQRQMFLVDHAGLPTGTVLKQLDLLGSEVLPVLRAELAKLRDPEVPEAPSHADLIKAKYGDAAPREPRPNPNRGDNVTGGSPYQDSPAKAGSAFGL, encoded by the coding sequence ATGGAATTCGGGATCTTCTCCGTCTCTGACGTCACCCGCGACCCAGTCACGGGAGACACCCCGAGCGAGGCCGCACGCATCAAGGGCCTCGCGACCATCGCGAAGCACGCCGAGGACGTCGGGTTTGACGTCTTCGCGATCGGCGAGCACCACAACCCGCCGTTCTTCTCATCGACCCCCACGACGTTCCTCGCCTACATCGCGGCGCAGACCAAGACCCTGAAGCTCTCGACGAGCACGACGCTCATCACCACGAACGACCCCGTGCGCATCGCCGAGGAATACGCGATGCTCCAGCACCTCGCTGACGGCCGCATGGACCTCATGCTCGGCCGCGGCAACACCGCACCGGTCTACCCGTGGTTCGGCAAGGACATCCGCTCGGCGCTGCCGCTCGCCCTCGAGAACTACAACCTGCTGCACCGCCTCTGGCGCGAGGACGTCGTCGACTACGAGGGCAACTTCCGCACGCCACTGCAGGGCTTCACCTCGACGCCCCGGCCGCTTCACGACGTGCCGCCCTTCGTCTGGCACGGCTCGATCCGCACCCCTGAGATCGCCGAGCAGGCCGCATTCCACGGCGACGGCTTCTTCTCGAACCACATCTTCGCGCCGTCTGCGCACTCGCTGCGACTCGTCAACTTCTACCGCCAGCGCTACGAGCACTACGGACACGGCAAGGCAAAGCAGGCGATCGTCGGCCTCGGCGGCCAGGCGTACGTCGCAAAGAACTCACAGGACGCGATGCGCGACTTCCGCCCGTACTTCAACGAGGCCCCCGTCTACGGCCACGGCCCGTCGCTCGAGGACTTCATGCACCAGACGCCGCTGAGCGTCGGTAGCCCGCAGGAAATCATCGACAAGACGCTCTCGTTCCGTGAGATGTTCGGCGATTACCAGCGCCAGATGTTCCTCGTCGACCACGCCGGCCTCCCGACCGGCACCGTGCTGAAGCAGCTCGATCTGCTCGGCTCGGAGGTGCTGCCGGTGCTGCGCGCCGAGCTCGCGAAGCTCCGCGATCCCGAGGTGCCCGAGGCTCCCTCGCACGCAGACCTCATCAAAGCGAAGTACGGTGACGCTGCGCCCCGCGAGCCCCGCCCGAACCCGAACCGCGGCGACAACGTCACCGGCGGCTCGCCGTACCAGGACAGCCCGGCGAAGGCCGGCTCCGCCTTCGGCCTGTAG
- a CDS encoding NAD-dependent epimerase/dehydratase family protein, with protein sequence MRALVLGGTGAVGRAVAHELEARGHEALRGSRGAGSSPGAVRLDLSSAAGMRRLREVAHECDVVVDASGRDDPATSRELEGVPYVDTSATTSYLAELRGLRAQSGAATLVLGAGIAPGASTVLAAALASEPGDEIDVSVLLGTGEVHGPAAVAWTAGLAGNAVWGAPDGAEILNYRERRRIPIDGRDRTHLRTDFPDHLLLAAAGVTVRTYLTLGSPLATAGLALVGAVPALRGILAAAPHWGDDRWRVAALNRRTGEMLAASGSGQSRATGEFAALAAIRASESPGLGAVTMADLFGLDVLASAAAVTSRA encoded by the coding sequence GTGAGGGCGCTCGTGCTCGGCGGCACGGGGGCCGTCGGCAGGGCAGTGGCCCACGAACTCGAAGCGCGCGGCCACGAGGCGCTTCGCGGGAGCCGCGGGGCAGGATCCTCGCCCGGAGCCGTCAGGCTCGACCTTTCGAGCGCGGCGGGAATGCGGCGTCTGCGAGAGGTCGCGCACGAGTGCGACGTCGTGGTTGATGCCTCCGGCCGCGATGATCCGGCGACCTCGCGCGAGCTCGAAGGTGTCCCGTACGTCGATACCTCCGCGACCACCTCCTACCTCGCCGAACTGCGAGGCCTCCGCGCGCAGTCGGGCGCCGCGACGCTCGTGCTCGGCGCGGGCATCGCTCCTGGCGCGAGTACCGTGCTCGCCGCCGCGCTCGCGTCCGAGCCCGGTGATGAGATCGACGTGTCCGTGCTCCTCGGCACTGGCGAGGTCCACGGGCCCGCGGCGGTCGCGTGGACCGCGGGCCTCGCGGGTAACGCCGTGTGGGGCGCCCCAGATGGCGCCGAGATCCTGAACTATCGCGAGCGGCGCAGGATCCCGATCGATGGGCGCGACCGCACCCACCTGCGCACCGACTTCCCCGACCACCTGTTGCTCGCGGCGGCGGGCGTTACGGTGCGTACCTACCTCACGCTTGGGAGCCCGCTCGCAACAGCGGGGCTCGCGCTCGTCGGCGCGGTGCCCGCGCTGCGCGGGATCCTCGCGGCCGCGCCCCACTGGGGCGACGACAGGTGGCGGGTCGCCGCGCTGAACCGGCGCACGGGCGAGATGCTCGCGGCGTCGGGATCCGGGCAGTCACGTGCGACCGGGGAGTTTGCCGCGCTCGCCGCCATTCGCGCATCGGAGAGCCCCGGGCTCGGCGCGGTCACGATGGCCGACCTGTTTGGTCTTGACGTGCTCGCGAGCGCTGCGGCCGTTACGTCGCGGGCGTAG
- a CDS encoding PucR family transcriptional regulator, with the protein MVTTESSAIPSTQQSPPWFLLQISARRDLLVTRVVDEIVAGEAVYRDHRVSSELFEIVEANVAALLSELCGGPESATPAQWAGRTKAENGISMASLLHAYRLAGLAVLSEIREVTAGTNETDAAFGAVSALWQILDRYSMLAVEAYREVIDAKERRSGQSSRAHLLALLTGTPHPAHTERLLGLPETGWYCVIVASLGSTGDGPEPDPGAGVRGASVAWTQDAGTHIGILGARRRGDLEAALTEIAERATTRTGASRPFERLSDAPVGAVEARRAMRCLAPEARALSRYGDRPLELAISSGPDVAPQLTESVLGGILALGEAGAKPLLGTIGAWVESGGSTTDSAKLLHCHRNTVLYRMQRIADLTGRRLTHPGDSAELVIALRALRLLGNAWPQGDAATPAT; encoded by the coding sequence ATGGTCACGACGGAGTCATCAGCCATCCCCTCAACCCAGCAGTCGCCGCCCTGGTTTTTGCTGCAGATATCCGCGCGCCGCGATCTGCTCGTCACCCGCGTCGTCGACGAGATCGTCGCGGGCGAGGCCGTCTACCGCGACCACCGGGTGAGTAGCGAGCTCTTCGAGATCGTCGAGGCGAACGTCGCGGCCCTGCTGTCTGAGCTGTGCGGCGGCCCAGAGTCAGCTACGCCCGCGCAGTGGGCGGGGCGCACGAAGGCCGAGAACGGCATCTCGATGGCCAGCCTCCTCCACGCCTACAGGCTCGCGGGCCTCGCGGTGCTGAGCGAGATCCGCGAGGTGACCGCCGGCACGAACGAGACCGATGCCGCGTTCGGTGCGGTCTCGGCTCTCTGGCAGATCCTCGACCGTTACTCGATGCTCGCCGTGGAGGCCTACCGCGAGGTCATCGACGCGAAGGAGCGCCGCAGCGGCCAATCGAGCCGCGCCCACCTGCTCGCGCTGCTCACTGGCACACCGCACCCCGCCCACACTGAGCGGCTGCTCGGCCTCCCCGAGACCGGCTGGTACTGCGTCATCGTGGCGTCCCTCGGCAGCACGGGCGACGGCCCCGAGCCCGACCCGGGCGCTGGCGTGCGCGGTGCCAGCGTCGCATGGACCCAGGACGCGGGCACCCACATCGGCATCCTCGGGGCGCGACGCCGCGGCGACCTCGAGGCCGCACTCACGGAGATCGCCGAGCGCGCCACGACGCGCACGGGCGCGAGCCGACCGTTTGAGCGGCTCTCGGACGCTCCGGTCGGGGCGGTCGAGGCCCGCAGAGCGATGCGCTGCCTTGCGCCCGAGGCCCGCGCGCTCAGCAGGTACGGTGACCGTCCGCTCGAGCTCGCGATCTCGTCGGGCCCCGATGTCGCCCCGCAGCTCACGGAATCGGTGCTCGGCGGGATCCTGGCCCTCGGCGAGGCCGGCGCGAAGCCGCTGCTCGGAACCATCGGGGCCTGGGTCGAGTCCGGCGGTTCGACGACGGACTCCGCGAAGCTGCTCCACTGCCACCGCAACACGGTGCTCTACCGGATGCAGCGCATTGCCGACCTCACGGGCCGCCGCCTGACTCATCCAGGCGACTCAGCCGAGCTCGTCATTGCGCTGCGCGCCCTTCGGCTACTGGGGAACGCCTGGCCGCAGGGCGACGCAGCTACGCCCGCGACGTAA
- a CDS encoding exodeoxyribonuclease III, whose translation MRIATWNVNSIRTRFGRVVDWLQREDIDVLAMQEIKCRPDQFPVEAFEQAGYHLEINGLNQWNGVAFASRHEMTDVARGFDGMPGFGKPIKGQEDVQGTGPNGLPLEARALGVTVGDLRLWSLYVPNGRSLDDPHLEYKLEWLAALRNNAETWLDEDPDLPLALMGDWNIAPFDADMGDPSFVQGRSTHVSPIERAAFESFAPLVSDVVRPIVPEGFTFWDYKAGRFPKNEGMRIDFIMGSQAFADTVTGASIHRDERRGDAPSDHVPVVADIDPSLLGGTFEDDYDRPMVF comes from the coding sequence ATGCGCATCGCTACCTGGAACGTGAACTCGATCCGCACTCGATTCGGTCGCGTCGTTGACTGGCTGCAGCGCGAGGATATCGATGTCCTCGCCATGCAGGAGATCAAGTGCCGCCCCGACCAGTTTCCCGTCGAGGCGTTCGAGCAGGCCGGCTACCACCTCGAAATCAACGGCCTCAATCAGTGGAACGGCGTTGCGTTTGCGAGCCGCCACGAGATGACCGACGTCGCGCGCGGCTTCGACGGCATGCCCGGTTTCGGCAAGCCGATCAAGGGCCAGGAGGACGTCCAGGGAACCGGCCCGAACGGCCTGCCCCTCGAGGCCCGCGCGCTCGGCGTCACCGTCGGCGACCTGCGACTCTGGAGCCTCTACGTGCCAAACGGCCGGTCGCTCGACGACCCGCACCTCGAGTACAAGCTCGAGTGGCTCGCCGCACTGCGGAACAACGCTGAGACGTGGCTCGATGAAGATCCTGATCTGCCGCTCGCGCTCATGGGCGACTGGAATATCGCCCCGTTCGATGCCGACATGGGCGACCCCAGCTTCGTGCAGGGCCGCTCGACGCACGTCTCCCCCATCGAGCGCGCCGCGTTCGAGTCGTTTGCGCCGCTCGTGAGTGACGTCGTGCGGCCGATCGTGCCCGAGGGGTTCACGTTCTGGGACTACAAGGCCGGCCGCTTCCCAAAGAACGAGGGAATGCGCATTGACTTCATCATGGGCTCGCAGGCGTTCGCAGACACCGTGACCGGCGCGAGCATCCACCGCGACGAGCGGCGGGGCGACGCTCCGAGCGACCACGTTCCCGTCGTCGCCGACATCGACCCGAGCCTACTCGGCGGCACGTTCGAGGACGACTACGACCGCCCGATGGTGTTCTAG
- a CDS encoding TetR family transcriptional regulator, which translates to MAWDTEQTQRQLLDAGATLFARHGFAGTTMDAIGRESGVNKERVYSYFGSKSGFFAAVLDDQLADLLDGIPVSGSGPAAVGDYALALFDRLEARPGLARLLAWESLELTEAVALECRSLSCQALATGLEAALPTPDLEQAEQLLLSVVTLVVGWWTLSRVADTILTGDTTPETRRATLRADAEALAAARR; encoded by the coding sequence ATGGCCTGGGACACTGAGCAGACGCAACGGCAGCTCCTCGACGCGGGAGCCACGCTCTTCGCGCGCCATGGTTTCGCCGGCACGACAATGGACGCGATTGGGCGCGAGTCTGGCGTGAACAAAGAGCGGGTGTACTCGTACTTCGGGTCGAAGAGCGGGTTCTTCGCGGCGGTGCTCGATGATCAGCTCGCCGACCTGCTCGACGGGATCCCGGTCAGCGGCAGCGGGCCAGCGGCCGTCGGGGACTACGCGCTTGCGCTCTTCGACAGACTCGAGGCGCGACCGGGTCTCGCGCGGCTTCTCGCGTGGGAGAGCCTCGAGCTCACCGAGGCCGTGGCCCTCGAGTGCCGCTCGCTGAGCTGCCAGGCGCTCGCGACGGGCCTCGAGGCGGCCCTACCGACGCCCGACCTTGAGCAGGCAGAGCAGCTACTCCTCTCAGTCGTCACACTCGTCGTCGGCTGGTGGACGCTCTCACGCGTCGCCGACACCATCCTCACCGGCGATACGACGCCAGAGACTCGCAGGGCGACGCTCCGGGCTGACGCCGAGGCGCTCGCGGCTGCGCGTCGCTGA